One genomic segment of Macaca fascicularis isolate 582-1 chromosome 19, T2T-MFA8v1.1 includes these proteins:
- the SMIM24 gene encoding small integral membrane protein 24, which yields METLGVLLVLEFLLLSPAEAQQTTERRLKPWLVGLAAVVGFLFIVYVVLLANRLWCSKARAEDEETTLRMESNPYQDGSEDKREKKAAKEKEEKRKKEKKAGKEGESNLGLELKEEEPRYQERPKNTAM from the exons ATGGAGACCCTGGGGGTCCTTCTGGTGCTGGAGTTTCTGCTCCTCTCCCCGGCGGAGGCCCAGCAGA CCACGGAGCGTCGCCTGAAGCCGTGGCTCGTGGGCCTGGCTGCAGTAGTCGGCTTCCTGTTCATCGTCTATGTGGTCTTGCTGGCCAACCGCCTCTGGTGCTCCAAGGCCAG GGCTGAGGATGAGGAGACCACGTTAAGAATGGAGTCCAACCCATACCAGGATGGGAG TGAagacaagagagagaagaaagcggccaaggagaaagaagagaagaggaagaaggagaaaaaggcagggaaggaaggagagagcaaCTTGGGACTGGAGCTGAAGGAAGAAGAGCCCAGATACCAAGAGAGACCAAAGAACACAGCCATGTGA
- the SMIM44 gene encoding small integral membrane protein 44 — translation MPGLAAEGEAEGWSPSPPLYEEYRPPPLDTIRLPRYVLYLLLAALVVVAVAYAIVGHLIKDLAHDLADCVFGPKPDQEAAPRELRPSLTGEDLEGLDLQLALAWQGEEDTGGDGGAAPSEPPPPPEPRRPSIAFKDPPSGSSFWKLM, via the exons ATGCCGGGGCTGGCGGCCGAGGGGGAGGCCGAGGGCTGGAGCCCGTCCCCGCCGCTGTACGAGGAGTACCGGCCGCCGCCCCTGGACACCATCCGCCTGCCCAGGTACGTGCTGTACCTGCTCCTGGCCGCACTGGTGGTGGTGGCCGTCGCCTACGCCATCGTCGGGCACCTCATCAAAGACCTCGCCCACGACCTGGCCG ACTGCGTGTTTGGTCCGAAGCCAGACCAGGAGGCCGCACCCCGGGAGCTGCGCCCCAGCCTGACCGGAGAGGACTTGGAGGGGCTGGACCTGCAGCTGGCCCTGGCCTGGCAGGGCGAGGAGGACACCGGCGGGGATGGTGGGGCAGCCCCCTCCGAACCCCCGCCTCCCCCGGAGCCCCGCCGCCCCTCGATTGCCTTCAAGGATCCCCCATCCGGAAGCTCCTTCTGGAAGCTGATGTGA